In Vibrio bathopelagicus, one DNA window encodes the following:
- a CDS encoding zinc-dependent metalloprotease, with the protein MFKHAIIAASITAILSGCGAEDRAYDTYEKPTEEIAVQSLDTESLWMYMPSTGEAPRYAMTQRGFFQGDPKLVTLRFDETNGIYVEEVDRDKVNSTDDSRWDTEINRAPVLKIPGEFRQYRCAENGYGECTNKEEINSDEDVSWSQATHFVPKYEEIKSLSQDTIRAWYTSSNVTESAEPRLISYEYDPEGGVINVEVERTFTAEAEDQYQFGGELKDLSFKTRFFYSLVKLDKLTTKDYEPVYYQGQDSAYFGFFNDSKEVKTHTGESNVQGSRFSYINRFNPNLDSIDYYLSDSYFDDGNEAYLQLTIDTMDEVNQSLEGTGVPRINIVNSDKKAGVQTGDLRYNVFNLITDPVDNGLLGYGPSATNPLTGEIIHAHVNQYLGVIRSASRHTWNDLAKRYNRQEIAKVEPVVEAAKSNASQLNTEPTEIDLFNKMMEQDQGPAVDVPVLSEREIDLVSKDKLASSLPKADLDFKFDTSNQDLALQSFYKRQDMLKRFSEQNVYSVDAMWLSTQSKGLVKGLDYAQGGFFSDAEQNKIKVWEELTIDQQKLASQAISKHMFKSTLIHELGHNLGLRHNFMGSTDESHFYTASELAQSKIGHLDKPAAYSSIMDYGASIFDELLTFGKYDKAALRFAYARQVETNELVVNTNNKGESIAELDATGAQKHKLYSLAEYDRQLTNDYKAYPTGVIAHLRANVGQGGIPDSLVSYRYCTDEHTTTNLLCDRFDEGTSLQEVTEFRIQRYKDSYETVNQRNGRERFEQFHQYSYFLYRMGEFQKIRDIVENVGEIDFMFARYLGANTTNNKGQVFEEIAGNNCVDFRGNAIPLENLSAGVRPICDTYNAANLAADFFLDVLTAPDKVCELEELSGVVGVPNRYRFAKLSDLWLTYQGGMSQNRDVPTSCFDEELVQMLASQANEIVIRSETRDGKVWASLKANNPYQTSSSSVDLLGVWPDKLLAAQMLVRRDTPFKSTENSSLALVDMSDKISHLYTYLSDLTGRAEARQAIFVNGNGDYTETVLKYKQDITETIEATPSYLWPMKRYFSMGGNEAFVYWTEGAQQDTKVPYFGTLLKNLNKYNRANEYGLSDSVSGFSDSIHINYANSSFADKDGINFTWKGTNYSLSSRNTLANALASRALYKEDQKARVDKLNGLPYRVRNALSVFKNTRDRNEARIIAVGDKQALVALRDTTGFARWTMFDNQFEEYDEDGEKCLRFKVDGESTEDHMKRKCNPQSSLQTVQNSSIGKFEDEEHDRIFDLAQIFGNQIADNNTSSTNAAHKEVYNYDPEELRLWSSNEYANYRRAFEQFPVYDD; encoded by the coding sequence ATGTTTAAACACGCAATTATCGCAGCAAGTATTACTGCAATACTCAGTGGGTGTGGGGCCGAAGATCGTGCCTATGACACTTATGAAAAACCAACCGAAGAGATTGCAGTCCAATCTTTAGATACTGAATCTCTTTGGATGTATATGCCGTCAACTGGCGAAGCTCCTCGCTACGCAATGACTCAGCGCGGTTTTTTCCAAGGTGATCCGAAATTAGTAACGCTTCGTTTTGATGAAACTAATGGTATTTATGTCGAAGAAGTTGATCGCGATAAAGTGAATTCGACGGATGACAGTCGCTGGGATACAGAGATAAACCGCGCCCCTGTTCTTAAAATCCCTGGCGAATTCCGCCAGTATCGCTGTGCTGAAAACGGCTATGGTGAATGTACAAACAAAGAAGAAATTAACTCTGATGAAGACGTGTCTTGGAGCCAAGCCACACACTTTGTGCCCAAATATGAAGAGATTAAATCACTATCTCAAGACACCATCAGAGCTTGGTACACCTCAAGTAATGTTACGGAGTCTGCAGAACCACGTTTGATTTCTTATGAATACGATCCTGAGGGCGGGGTGATTAACGTTGAAGTTGAGCGAACCTTTACTGCTGAAGCGGAAGATCAATATCAGTTTGGTGGAGAGCTTAAAGACTTATCATTTAAAACACGTTTTTTCTATTCTCTAGTTAAGCTCGATAAGTTAACAACTAAAGATTATGAACCTGTCTATTATCAAGGGCAAGACAGCGCGTACTTTGGTTTCTTTAACGACAGTAAAGAGGTTAAAACCCACACTGGCGAAAGTAACGTGCAAGGCTCTCGTTTCTCTTATATCAACCGATTTAACCCAAATCTAGACTCGATAGACTACTACTTGAGTGATAGTTACTTCGATGATGGTAACGAAGCGTACTTACAGCTTACTATTGATACCATGGACGAGGTAAATCAGTCTTTAGAAGGAACTGGTGTACCACGCATAAACATTGTCAATAGTGACAAGAAAGCGGGTGTGCAGACCGGTGATCTACGCTACAACGTGTTTAATCTCATTACCGATCCTGTCGATAATGGTCTGCTTGGTTACGGTCCATCTGCTACTAACCCATTAACGGGTGAAATTATTCATGCACACGTTAACCAATACCTAGGTGTTATTCGCTCAGCAAGTCGCCATACATGGAATGATCTTGCCAAGCGCTATAATCGCCAAGAAATAGCTAAAGTTGAGCCTGTTGTTGAAGCAGCGAAAAGCAATGCTTCGCAATTGAATACAGAGCCAACTGAGATTGATTTATTCAACAAGATGATGGAGCAAGATCAAGGGCCTGCGGTCGATGTTCCCGTGTTGAGTGAACGTGAAATTGATCTAGTGAGCAAAGATAAGCTAGCCAGTTCGCTTCCTAAAGCCGATTTGGACTTTAAGTTTGACACCTCTAATCAAGATCTCGCATTGCAGTCGTTCTACAAACGCCAAGACATGTTGAAACGGTTCTCTGAGCAGAACGTATATAGCGTCGATGCGATGTGGTTGAGTACTCAATCAAAGGGGTTGGTTAAAGGTCTAGATTATGCTCAAGGTGGTTTCTTTTCCGACGCTGAACAAAATAAAATCAAGGTATGGGAAGAGCTGACGATTGATCAGCAAAAGCTAGCAAGCCAAGCGATTTCCAAGCACATGTTCAAGTCAACATTGATACACGAACTCGGGCATAACCTTGGGCTACGTCATAATTTTATGGGTTCAACAGATGAGAGCCACTTCTATACAGCATCTGAATTGGCGCAGAGCAAAATTGGGCATCTTGATAAGCCTGCGGCCTACAGCTCCATCATGGATTATGGCGCATCAATATTTGATGAGCTCTTGACGTTCGGTAAGTACGATAAAGCAGCTTTACGCTTTGCTTATGCTCGTCAGGTCGAAACAAATGAGCTCGTCGTTAACACCAATAACAAAGGCGAAAGTATCGCTGAGCTTGACGCTACTGGAGCACAAAAGCACAAACTTTATTCACTGGCTGAGTATGACCGTCAACTGACTAATGACTATAAAGCTTATCCAACGGGAGTTATTGCTCACCTTAGAGCTAACGTTGGTCAAGGTGGTATCCCCGATTCATTAGTTAGTTACCGTTATTGTACGGATGAGCACACGACCACTAATTTGCTATGCGATCGTTTCGATGAAGGTACGAGCCTTCAAGAAGTCACTGAGTTTAGAATTCAGCGATACAAAGATAGCTACGAAACTGTTAACCAGAGAAATGGGCGTGAGCGTTTTGAACAGTTTCACCAATATAGTTATTTCCTATATCGAATGGGAGAGTTCCAAAAAATCCGCGATATCGTCGAAAATGTCGGTGAAATTGATTTCATGTTTGCTCGTTATTTAGGCGCAAATACGACGAATAACAAGGGACAAGTTTTTGAAGAAATAGCCGGAAACAACTGCGTGGACTTTAGAGGTAACGCAATTCCATTAGAAAATTTGTCTGCGGGTGTTCGCCCAATTTGTGATACCTACAACGCAGCGAACTTGGCAGCAGACTTCTTCTTAGACGTGCTAACAGCACCAGATAAAGTGTGTGAGTTAGAAGAATTGAGTGGCGTTGTTGGAGTCCCTAACCGCTATCGTTTCGCTAAGCTGTCTGATCTTTGGTTAACTTACCAAGGTGGCATGTCACAGAATCGAGATGTACCAACCAGCTGTTTTGATGAAGAATTAGTTCAAATGCTTGCAAGCCAAGCGAACGAAATTGTCATTCGTTCTGAAACTCGTGATGGAAAAGTATGGGCTAGTTTAAAAGCGAACAACCCTTATCAAACATCTTCTTCTTCTGTGGATTTATTGGGTGTGTGGCCTGATAAGTTGTTAGCCGCGCAGATGTTAGTTAGACGTGATACGCCATTTAAATCAACCGAGAACTCGAGTTTGGCTTTGGTTGATATGTCAGACAAAATTAGTCATTTATATACTTATCTATCGGATTTAACGGGTAGAGCTGAAGCTCGTCAGGCTATTTTTGTCAACGGAAATGGGGACTACACTGAAACGGTTCTGAAATATAAGCAAGATATTACCGAAACGATTGAAGCGACCCCTTCCTATTTGTGGCCAATGAAACGTTATTTCTCGATGGGAGGAAACGAAGCGTTTGTTTATTGGACTGAAGGGGCTCAACAAGATACTAAAGTTCCGTATTTCGGTACGCTTCTGAAGAACTTAAACAAATACAATCGAGCAAATGAGTATGGTTTGAGTGACTCTGTATCTGGGTTTAGCGACTCTATCCACATCAACTATGCGAATAGTAGTTTTGCTGACAAAGATGGGATAAATTTTACTTGGAAAGGGACAAACTATTCATTGAGTTCACGTAACACGTTGGCAAATGCTTTAGCTTCACGCGCTTTGTATAAAGAAGATCAAAAAGCACGAGTCGATAAATTGAATGGTTTGCCATATCGAGTTCGTAATGCACTTTCTGTGTTTAAGAATACTCGAGATCGTAACGAGGCACGTATTATCGCTGTCGGTGATAAGCAGGCTCTTGTCGCTCTTCGAGATACTACAGGATTCGCGCGTTGGACTATGTTTGATAACCAATTTGAAGAATATGACGAAGATGGTGAGAAATGTTTACGATTTAAAGTAGACGGTGAATCCACTGAAGATCATATGAAACGTAAGTGTAACCCTCAGTCAAGCTTGCAAACAGTACAGAATAGTTCGATTGGTAAATTTGAAGATGAAGAGCACGACCGTATATTCGATTTGGCGCAAATCTTTGGTAACCAGATAGCGGATAACAACACCAGTTCGACGAATGCTGCTCATAAAGAAGTGTATAACTACGACCCTGAAGAGTTGAGGTTATGGAGCTCGAATGAATACGCAAACTATCGCCGAGCATTTGAACAGTTCCCTGTTTATGATGACTAA
- a CDS encoding ABC transporter permease yields MIKLNPLTLKQIKRFKQIKRGYWSLIILSVMLLLSLFAEVLINSKALVVRYQGEYYFPILSDVYSGKTFGLESSGEANYRLLQLALQDKNNGDFAILPVVPWNPYEQDFSGEYPPHAPSAYSKHYLGTDVIGRDILARLVYGFRTAMGFALITMVIAYSIGVTVGCAMGFFGGKFDLIVQRVIETWSMVPFLYVIMILVSIAQPTFILFVLINVTFGWMGITWYMRTMTYRESAREYVLAAKALGASTARILFHHILPNTMVMIVTLAPFTIAANITALTALDYLGLGLIPPTPSWGELLQQGKSNLDSPWIVGSVVTAIVGVLVMVTFIGEAIRTAFDPKKYTVYR; encoded by the coding sequence ATGATTAAATTAAATCCGTTAACGCTAAAACAGATCAAGCGGTTCAAACAAATAAAGCGTGGATATTGGTCGCTCATCATTTTATCTGTGATGTTGTTGTTGTCTCTGTTTGCTGAAGTGTTGATTAACAGTAAGGCTTTAGTGGTTCGTTATCAGGGGGAATATTACTTTCCGATCCTCTCCGATGTTTACTCTGGTAAAACATTTGGTTTGGAATCGTCAGGAGAAGCAAACTATCGACTACTTCAATTAGCGCTTCAAGATAAAAACAATGGTGACTTTGCGATTTTACCCGTGGTGCCTTGGAATCCGTACGAACAAGATTTTTCTGGCGAATACCCACCGCATGCTCCGAGTGCTTACTCAAAGCACTATTTAGGCACGGACGTAATTGGTAGGGACATTTTAGCTCGACTGGTTTATGGGTTTAGAACAGCAATGGGATTTGCCCTGATAACTATGGTCATTGCATACAGTATTGGTGTAACGGTGGGGTGTGCGATGGGTTTCTTTGGTGGCAAGTTTGACTTAATTGTTCAGAGAGTCATTGAGACTTGGTCGATGGTTCCATTCCTCTACGTGATTATGATTTTAGTCTCGATAGCACAGCCAACTTTCATACTATTCGTGTTGATCAATGTGACCTTCGGATGGATGGGCATTACTTGGTATATGCGAACGATGACGTACAGAGAATCGGCTCGAGAGTATGTGCTAGCAGCGAAGGCTTTGGGGGCATCAACAGCAAGAATCCTCTTTCATCATATTTTGCCTAATACCATGGTAATGATCGTTACTTTGGCTCCTTTTACTATTGCAGCAAATATCACCGCACTCACAGCTCTGGACTATTTAGGTCTGGGTCTCATTCCGCCGACTCCTAGTTGGGGGGAGCTTCTTCAGCAAGGTAAATCAAACCTCGACTCCCCATGGATTGTTGGTTCTGTTGTGACGGCAATTGTCGGTGTTTTGGTCATGGTGACTTTCATTGGTGAAGCAATCAGAACGGCCTTTGATCCCAAAAAATACACAGTTTATAGATAA
- a CDS encoding extracellular solute-binding protein, translating into MYKYGLFALLLSFLAQAQQTPDNLEWHSNWNEPVFASEEAKRGGTLRSFMASFPQTLRSVGPDANSGIRFYLMDGTPKLAQRHPNTNNWIPQLANEWAFGDDHKTVYFKLNPDAKWSDGLAVTADDYLFMLTYYRSRDIIDPWYNDFFRNSIETVKKFDDYTISITMAEPKSNDELMALINMPSHGVQPRPQHHFVGINDENNDGMDDNFVRKYNFKSEPTTSPYYISKVNKGRSITFSHVGANWWGYGNKYYKNRFNVEKLRIKVIRDSDIARKHFEKGKLDTFAMIQPQLWHEKSNSEPFSNGFIQKFWGFNQRPQGAGGLWINTSMPLLNNINIRKGITYATDFDGMIKNVLRGDYSRKPHAMGFGHGKYDLEGVEPPPFRPELAIGYFESAGFDNIGPDGIRMNDKGVRLSFKITYGYNIWTSRIAYLKEQAKLAGLELDLNLVDGSAAFKFILEKKHQLAFLNMGGGEIPAYKEYFHSTNANRPQTNSHTNFSSPELDEEIDAFISEFDVERKQQLSQSIQRKIKDAYVIVPGYMVPYTRDAHWRWVKFPATPMTKKTGAMFNILDTSNFWIDTDVKKETQLAYKEGKAYPPITIIDDRYKL; encoded by the coding sequence ATGTACAAATATGGACTATTCGCTTTGTTGTTGAGTTTTCTAGCTCAAGCACAGCAAACACCAGACAACTTGGAATGGCATAGCAATTGGAATGAGCCCGTTTTTGCTTCTGAAGAGGCTAAGCGTGGCGGCACTTTGCGTAGCTTTATGGCTAGTTTCCCACAAACGTTACGTTCAGTAGGGCCTGATGCGAATTCTGGTATTCGTTTCTATTTAATGGATGGCACGCCTAAATTGGCACAGCGACATCCAAATACCAATAATTGGATTCCGCAGCTGGCGAATGAATGGGCATTTGGAGACGATCACAAGACGGTCTATTTCAAATTGAACCCTGATGCAAAGTGGTCGGATGGATTGGCGGTAACTGCTGATGATTATTTGTTTATGCTTACTTATTATCGATCGAGAGACATTATCGACCCTTGGTATAACGATTTTTTCCGTAACAGTATCGAGACAGTGAAAAAGTTCGATGACTACACCATCAGTATCACAATGGCAGAGCCAAAAAGTAATGATGAGTTGATGGCGCTTATCAATATGCCAAGCCATGGCGTGCAGCCACGACCACAACATCATTTTGTTGGCATCAATGATGAGAACAACGACGGAATGGATGACAACTTTGTACGCAAATACAATTTTAAGTCAGAGCCAACAACGTCACCTTATTACATCTCGAAAGTAAACAAGGGCCGTAGTATCACGTTTTCTCATGTTGGCGCGAACTGGTGGGGTTACGGGAACAAATATTATAAGAATCGTTTTAACGTCGAGAAGCTTCGTATCAAGGTGATTCGTGATAGTGATATAGCTCGCAAGCACTTTGAAAAAGGTAAGTTAGACACATTCGCTATGATTCAGCCTCAACTATGGCATGAGAAAAGTAATTCAGAACCGTTTAGTAACGGATTTATCCAGAAGTTTTGGGGGTTTAACCAACGACCACAAGGCGCTGGTGGATTATGGATTAATACTTCAATGCCATTGCTAAATAATATCAATATTCGAAAAGGCATTACGTACGCGACTGATTTCGACGGCATGATCAAAAATGTATTAAGGGGTGACTATTCTCGAAAGCCTCACGCTATGGGGTTCGGACATGGTAAATACGATTTAGAAGGTGTAGAGCCACCACCGTTTAGACCTGAACTTGCTATCGGTTATTTTGAATCTGCAGGTTTCGATAACATCGGTCCTGATGGTATCCGCATGAATGATAAAGGTGTCCGCCTGAGTTTCAAGATTACCTATGGCTACAATATCTGGACATCAAGGATTGCCTATCTAAAAGAGCAAGCGAAGCTAGCGGGTCTAGAGCTAGACCTGAATCTTGTTGATGGCTCCGCTGCCTTCAAATTTATTCTAGAGAAGAAGCATCAACTCGCTTTCCTCAATATGGGAGGAGGGGAGATTCCAGCATACAAAGAATACTTTCATTCAACCAATGCAAATCGTCCTCAAACCAACAGCCATACCAACTTCAGTTCACCCGAGCTGGACGAAGAGATCGATGCGTTCATTTCGGAGTTTGATGTAGAAAGAAAGCAGCAGCTATCTCAGAGTATTCAAAGAAAAATAAAGGATGCTTACGTGATTGTGCCTGGCTATATGGTGCCTTATACGCGAGATGCTCATTGGCGTTGGGTCAAGTTCCCTGCGACTCCGATGACGAAGAAGACTGGTGCGATGTTTAATATCTTGGATACCAGTAACTTTTGGATAGATACCGACGTTAAAAAAGAGACTCAATTGGCTTACAAAGAAGGCAAAGCGTACCCGCCAATCACTATTATTGATGATCGTTATAAGCTCTAA
- a CDS encoding ABC transporter ATP-binding protein, producing the protein MNQNVVLKVRDLEAEFSTDDGIVKILKGVSFDVKSGQTLGLVGESGSGKSVTSMSIMGLLPKPYGKVTAGQIIYRDTDLTDVPEHEMHKMRGNRISIIFQDPMTALNPVQTIGKQIVEVLDLHHSQMSKSEKVAYAVGLLEKVEIPMPKLRFKEYPHSLSGGMRQRVMIAIALACKPDILICDEPTTALDVTVQASILELIRELQNETGMAVIFITHDLGVVAEICDEVAVMYDGRIVEHAEIFELFDHPQHPYTKRLLSLIPDLNVKPKQTIQINPIDLNEFPEYKGS; encoded by the coding sequence ATGAATCAAAATGTTGTACTAAAAGTTCGTGATCTAGAAGCTGAATTCAGTACTGATGACGGCATCGTCAAAATACTAAAAGGTGTGTCATTTGATGTGAAATCAGGACAAACCTTAGGTTTAGTCGGGGAGTCCGGAAGTGGAAAGAGCGTAACTTCAATGTCGATTATGGGGTTACTTCCGAAGCCTTATGGAAAGGTCACGGCTGGGCAGATAATTTATCGCGATACGGACCTTACAGACGTGCCTGAACACGAGATGCACAAGATGCGTGGCAATCGTATTTCAATTATTTTTCAAGACCCTATGACTGCCTTAAACCCCGTCCAGACAATTGGGAAGCAAATTGTTGAGGTTCTTGACTTGCACCATAGCCAGATGTCTAAGTCTGAAAAGGTCGCATATGCGGTAGGTTTGCTTGAAAAAGTAGAAATTCCTATGCCAAAGCTGCGCTTCAAAGAGTATCCACATAGTTTATCGGGTGGAATGCGACAAAGGGTAATGATTGCTATAGCACTTGCGTGTAAACCTGACATTTTAATATGTGATGAACCTACGACAGCATTAGATGTGACGGTTCAAGCATCAATTTTAGAACTGATCAGAGAGCTTCAAAACGAGACTGGGATGGCGGTTATCTTTATCACCCATGATTTAGGTGTGGTTGCGGAGATCTGCGATGAGGTTGCTGTGATGTATGACGGACGTATTGTTGAACATGCAGAGATTTTCGAACTTTTTGATCACCCACAGCACCCGTATACCAAAAGGTTATTGAGTTTAATCCCTGACCTTAACGTTAAGCCAAAGCAAACCATTCAAATTAATCCAATTGATTTGAATGAATTCCCAGAATACAAGGGGAGTTGA
- a CDS encoding ABC transporter ATP-binding protein, with the protein MSEVIRIEGLEQHFLSGKSLFKKGYVIKAVDGVSFSVKQGETLGLVGESGCGKSTLGRTLLKLYEPSAGKIFFEGEDITRYSPKKMRPLRREMQIVFQDPLESLNQRHTVGGILEEPYVIHGIGSKKERKAWVLELLDKIGLPHSSTNRYPHEFSGGQRQRIGIARAIALKPKLLICDESVSALDVSVQAQILNLLLKIQKEMNLSIIFISHDLSVVKHISDNVVVMKQGKIIEFGTVDDVYNNPKEEYTKSLLSSIPITHPSQRKKIKTTRLAKQA; encoded by the coding sequence ATGTCAGAAGTCATTAGAATCGAAGGACTGGAACAGCACTTTTTATCAGGTAAAAGTCTGTTTAAGAAAGGCTATGTCATTAAGGCTGTCGATGGTGTTTCATTTTCAGTGAAGCAAGGTGAAACATTGGGGTTGGTCGGTGAGTCTGGCTGTGGAAAAAGCACTCTTGGCAGAACATTACTCAAACTTTATGAGCCGTCGGCAGGAAAAATATTTTTTGAAGGCGAAGATATTACCCGTTACAGCCCAAAAAAAATGCGTCCACTTCGTAGAGAAATGCAGATTGTATTTCAGGACCCTCTTGAGTCACTGAACCAGAGGCACACAGTAGGAGGGATACTCGAAGAGCCTTATGTAATTCATGGTATTGGCTCGAAAAAAGAGCGAAAAGCATGGGTTTTAGAACTATTAGATAAGATTGGATTACCTCACTCTTCTACAAACCGTTACCCGCACGAGTTCTCTGGGGGACAAAGACAGCGAATTGGAATTGCTAGGGCAATTGCTTTAAAGCCGAAGTTACTTATTTGTGATGAATCCGTGTCAGCATTGGATGTATCTGTACAGGCTCAGATATTAAATCTGTTGTTGAAAATACAAAAAGAGATGAATCTATCAATAATTTTTATTTCACACGATTTGTCAGTGGTGAAACATATTTCAGATAATGTAGTCGTTATGAAACAAGGAAAGATTATTGAGTTTGGAACTGTAGATGATGTTTATAATAATCCAAAAGAAGAATATACAAAATCGTTATTATCGTCGATTCCAATAACACATCCATCTCAAAGGAAGAAAATAAAAACAACGAGGTTAGCTAAACAGGCTTAA
- a CDS encoding BamA/TamA family outer membrane protein: MNKLLMLPAFMLVAPSLALANNLQDEWESKNNENPWSGYISADYSRNGYEDSASLANRSASATGVVRYSFSDKSRLQVVASGYHLYDGDEYGTRGQFWNDTSISWGRNGLFKPTDGSSLSGEVRIILPTSKWSRRNDLTLGTRAKLRWSAPFDNLIEGLSLSNTLLLRKNFHEYKTAGGNQLIEYQLSSQFSLDYVFAEDFYFNIFLMPRQSWDYNGDTFDPTLLHGEEVGYQITNSVSISAGLTNGISYYNPERGSNPLNDLVDLKKTTYYAVLNYQF; encoded by the coding sequence ATGAATAAACTACTTATGTTGCCAGCGTTTATGCTGGTGGCGCCTTCGCTCGCCCTAGCAAATAATTTGCAAGATGAGTGGGAGTCTAAAAATAATGAAAATCCTTGGTCTGGATATATTAGTGCTGATTACTCTCGAAATGGATACGAAGACAGTGCGTCTTTAGCAAACCGTTCTGCTTCTGCAACAGGAGTAGTTCGATACTCGTTTTCGGACAAATCTCGACTCCAAGTTGTGGCGTCAGGTTATCACTTATATGACGGTGATGAGTATGGGACAAGAGGACAGTTCTGGAACGATACATCCATTTCATGGGGGCGTAATGGGTTATTTAAGCCAACTGATGGTTCATCACTCAGTGGTGAAGTACGAATCATCTTGCCGACATCTAAATGGTCAAGGAGGAATGATTTAACGTTAGGCACAAGAGCAAAGCTTAGGTGGAGCGCCCCATTCGACAATTTGATTGAAGGGCTTTCATTAAGTAACACATTATTGCTTAGGAAAAACTTTCACGAATATAAAACAGCTGGTGGAAATCAACTTATTGAGTATCAATTAAGTAGCCAATTTTCTCTTGATTATGTTTTTGCAGAAGACTTTTATTTCAACATTTTCTTAATGCCTAGACAGTCATGGGATTATAACGGAGACACGTTTGATCCAACCTTATTACATGGTGAAGAAGTAGGTTACCAAATAACTAATAGTGTCTCTATTTCCGCTGGTTTAACTAATGGGATTAGTTATTACAACCCAGAAAGAGGCTCAAACCCTCTTAATGATTTAGTTGATTTGAAGAAAACAACTTATTACGCAGTACTTAACTACCAATTCTAA
- a CDS encoding ABC transporter permease subunit, protein MIAYLLKRFVLVVPTFLGITILIFAITRFVPGGPVERMLANMQPQGDGGGASSLVGQNSALSEDQLADLNKFYGLDKPVTEAYIEWLIRLVHFDLGESTRYYEPVSDMIFERLHVSVMYGGVTFFISYFISIPLGYFKAMKHGSVFDSASSIMIFVGYALPGYVVGVLLITFFSYHLEWFPMGGFVDDDFDDLNTFTEQISDILWHAVLPLLCYLIGDFATLTMTMKNNLMENLSSDYIRTAIAKGLPFREAIRKHALRNSLIPIASHFGNSLLFFMTGSFLIEVIFDINGIGLLGYESIVERDYPVVMGIVAINACILLLGNILSDVCVALVDPRVKFGA, encoded by the coding sequence ATGATTGCATATTTATTGAAACGTTTTGTTTTAGTTGTACCTACGTTTCTTGGTATTACGATTTTGATATTCGCGATTACGCGTTTTGTCCCTGGAGGCCCTGTTGAGAGGATGCTGGCTAATATGCAGCCTCAAGGGGATGGTGGTGGCGCGTCTAGTCTCGTTGGCCAAAATTCAGCTCTGTCTGAAGACCAGTTGGCTGATCTTAATAAATTCTATGGGTTAGATAAGCCAGTTACTGAAGCGTACATTGAGTGGCTGATTCGTTTGGTTCATTTTGACCTAGGGGAATCGACTCGCTACTACGAACCTGTCAGTGACATGATTTTTGAGCGCCTACATGTCTCCGTTATGTATGGCGGTGTGACCTTTTTCATTAGTTATTTCATCTCAATCCCGCTTGGCTACTTTAAGGCCATGAAGCATGGCAGCGTTTTTGATTCCGCCTCATCAATCATGATTTTTGTCGGTTATGCCTTGCCAGGATATGTCGTAGGTGTACTCCTCATTACGTTTTTCAGTTATCACTTGGAGTGGTTTCCAATGGGCGGCTTTGTTGATGATGACTTCGATGATCTCAATACGTTTACTGAGCAAATTTCCGATATTTTGTGGCATGCCGTCTTACCTTTGCTGTGCTATTTGATTGGGGATTTCGCAACACTGACTATGACAATGAAAAACAATCTGATGGAAAACTTATCATCGGATTACATTCGTACTGCGATAGCTAAAGGTTTGCCTTTCAGAGAAGCGATTCGTAAACACGCGCTACGCAACAGTCTAATTCCAATCGCCAGTCACTTTGGTAATTCTCTTCTTTTCTTCATGACGGGCTCTTTCTTAATTGAGGTCATTTTTGATATCAACGGTATAGGTCTACTTGGTTATGAATCCATTGTAGAAAGAGACTACCCAGTGGTTATGGGTATTGTTGCAATCAACGCTTGTATCTTACTGCTTGGCAATATCTTGTCAGATGTCTGCGTTGCATTGGTAGACCCTAGAGTGAAGTTTGGAGCTTGA